The following proteins come from a genomic window of Megalops cyprinoides isolate fMegCyp1 chromosome 6, fMegCyp1.pri, whole genome shotgun sequence:
- the lmcd1 gene encoding LIM and cysteine-rich domains protein 1 isoform X2, giving the protein MDLSTGMQKMSVGQPPAGRGAACLTCKGICSGFQPHSWRKACVVCRCSQEEHAPSSDSEDDRKMGRLLADSRYAHLTAKVKGGDGLRVYKRNRMIITNPVVSRKDPTFNTITYDWAPPGLTQKLAILYMELLPEEKRPVTGTEGALYRRRQLMRQLPVYDQDPAQCHRLSEAEAKAMALFVKSYKEEALGVGEVALPGEARASKDDTAKQKDGKGSQDRQDSSPTANGTLGDCGKKSEY; this is encoded by the exons ATGTCGGTGGGGCAGCCGCCAGCGGGAAGGGGCGCGGCATGTCTGACATGTAAAGGGATCTGCTCTGGATTCCAGCCACATTCCTGGAG AAAGGCCTGCGTTGTGTGCCGGTGCAGCCAGGAGGAGCATGCCCCGAGCTCAGACAGCGAGGACGACCGCAAGATGGGCCGTCTGCTGGCCGACTCGCGCTACGCCCACTTGACCGCCAAGGTGAAGGGTGGCGATGGGCTGCGCGTCTACAAACGGAACCGCATGATCATCACCAACCCTGTGGTCTCCCGCAAGGACCCCACATTCAACACCATCACCTACGACTGGGCCCCACCCGGCCTCACCCAGAAACTG GCCATTCTGTACATGGAGCTGTTGCCAGAGGAGAAACGCCCGGTGACTGGCACTGAGGGAGCACTGTACCGGCGCAGGCAGCTGATGAGACAGCTTCCTGTGTATGATCAGGACCCCGCCCAGTGTCACAGGCTGTCCGAGGCTGAGGCCAAAGCCATGGCCCTTTTCGTGAAGAGCTACAAGGAGGAGGCGTTGGGTGTGGGCGAAGTGGCGCTGCCTGGGGAAGCACGGGCATCCAAAGATGACACGGCAAAGCAGAAGGATGGGAAGGGCTCCCAGGACCGCCAGGACTCCAGCCCCACGGCCAATGGAACTCTGGGAGACTGTGGGAAGAAGAGCGAATAT